From Amycolatopsis sp. cg9, one genomic window encodes:
- a CDS encoding TetR/AcrR family transcriptional regulator, with the protein MPANSTPLVNGEKANRREQIMSAAAELFAHHGFHGVGIDDIGAAVGISGPALYRHFRSKDAILGEMLNSISRYLLDGGTRWAARPGTPDDTLAGLVAFHVGFALNHPALITVQERNLANLTDADRKQVRALQRQYVEVWVRAIREAVPELGERQARSAAHAVFGLINSTPYNRHLGDGELAELLSRLALGALRAVG; encoded by the coding sequence ATGCCGGCCAACTCCACGCCGCTCGTGAACGGCGAGAAGGCGAACAGACGCGAACAGATCATGTCGGCGGCCGCCGAGCTGTTCGCCCACCACGGCTTCCACGGCGTCGGCATCGACGACATCGGAGCCGCGGTCGGCATCTCCGGCCCGGCGCTCTACCGGCACTTCCGCAGCAAGGACGCGATCCTCGGCGAGATGCTGAACTCGATCAGCCGCTACCTGCTCGACGGCGGCACGAGGTGGGCGGCCCGGCCCGGCACGCCGGACGACACGCTGGCCGGCCTCGTGGCGTTCCACGTCGGCTTCGCGCTCAACCACCCGGCGTTGATCACCGTTCAGGAGCGCAACCTCGCGAACCTCACCGACGCCGACCGCAAGCAGGTGCGCGCGCTGCAGCGCCAGTACGTCGAAGTGTGGGTCCGCGCGATCCGCGAAGCCGTGCCGGAACTGGGAGAACGGCAGGCGCGGTCGGCGGCACACGCCGTGTTCGGATTGATCAACTCGACCCCGTACAACCGCCATCTCGGTGACGGCGAACTCGCCGAACTGCTTTCCCGGCTCGCACTGGGTGCGCTCCGCGCGGTGGGATGA
- a CDS encoding TetR/AcrR family transcriptional regulator, protein MAGRERRSDAVANRDRIVEVARAELSESNGAADDLKLHRVAKAAGVGQGTLYRHFPTREHLLAEVYRAELTQLVETVAPLLAEHSPLDALARWLERLVEYVRVKRGVMAAIEVPAWQDLYSGQHHRLDEALETLLDRGKAAGEIRAGVDAADVILLLGALSRIPEAEWDERAPRIVAVIVDGLRA, encoded by the coding sequence GTGGCCGGTCGTGAGCGCCGTTCGGACGCCGTCGCCAACCGCGACCGGATCGTCGAGGTCGCGCGGGCGGAACTGAGCGAGTCCAACGGCGCGGCCGACGACCTGAAGCTGCACCGGGTCGCCAAGGCCGCGGGCGTCGGGCAGGGCACGCTCTACCGGCACTTCCCGACGCGCGAGCACCTGCTGGCGGAGGTCTACCGGGCCGAACTGACCCAGCTCGTCGAAACGGTGGCGCCCCTGCTGGCGGAGCATTCCCCGCTCGACGCGCTGGCCCGCTGGCTGGAGCGGCTGGTCGAGTACGTGCGCGTCAAGCGCGGCGTGATGGCGGCGATCGAGGTACCGGCGTGGCAGGACCTCTACTCCGGCCAGCACCACCGGCTCGACGAAGCGCTCGAAACGCTGCTGGACCGGGGAAAGGCCGCGGGGGAGATCCGCGCCGGGGTCGACGCCGCCGACGTCATCCTGCTCCTCGGCGCGCTTTCCCGGATCCCGGAAGCCGAGTGGGACGAGCGGGCACCCCGGATCGTGGCGGTGATCGTCGACGGCCTGCGCGCTTAG
- a CDS encoding SDR family oxidoreductase: MNGLDKVVAITGASSGIGEATARELAGRGAAVVLGARRTDRLEALAHKIRDDGGRAEVLDVDVTRRVDLERLVALAVDRFGRLDVLVGNAGVARIAPVGDLDVDSWDAMIDVNLRGVLHGIAAALPVFRAQGRGHFVTTVSTSGLKIVPTQAVYAGTKNAVRTLLEALRQESTDGVLRTTSISPGYVRTELVDHVEDPAQREQAQQAMATLGISPDAVARAIAFAIEQPDDVEIGDLTIRPTRQG; encoded by the coding sequence ATGAACGGACTGGACAAGGTCGTCGCGATCACCGGCGCGAGCAGCGGGATCGGCGAAGCGACCGCGCGGGAACTCGCCGGCCGCGGGGCGGCGGTGGTGCTCGGCGCCCGGCGCACCGACCGGCTGGAAGCGCTCGCGCACAAGATCCGCGACGACGGCGGCCGCGCGGAAGTGCTGGACGTCGACGTGACGCGGCGCGTCGATCTCGAGCGGCTCGTGGCCCTCGCCGTCGACCGCTTCGGGCGTCTCGACGTCCTGGTCGGCAACGCCGGCGTCGCCCGGATCGCGCCGGTGGGCGACCTCGACGTCGACAGCTGGGACGCGATGATCGACGTCAACCTCCGCGGCGTCCTGCACGGCATCGCCGCCGCGCTCCCGGTGTTCCGCGCGCAGGGCCGCGGCCACTTCGTCACGACCGTCTCGACGTCGGGACTGAAGATCGTCCCGACCCAAGCCGTCTACGCGGGGACCAAGAACGCCGTCCGGACGCTCCTGGAGGCACTGCGCCAGGAGTCCACCGACGGCGTCCTGCGCACGACGTCGATCTCACCGGGGTACGTGCGCACCGAACTCGTCGACCACGTCGAGGATCCCGCGCAACGCGAGCAGGCCCAGCAGGCGATGGCGACGCTCGGCATCAGCCCGGACGCCGTCGCGCGGGCGATCGCGTTCGCCATCGAGCAGCCCGACGACGTCGAGATCGGCGACCTCACCATCCGGCCCACCCGGCAGGGCTGA
- a CDS encoding TetR/AcrR family transcriptional regulator, with product MRDLLKHALEADLPGDETAERIMGAALTQAEDFGLRRFTVDDVARRVGLSRVTIYRYFPKKDQLLGALILREMKRFLTKVDAVVEAQATPEEKLIEGLSFSLGYLRGHRLLNRLLRTEPELILPHLTVQAGGLFAAARARIAAHFHAEIAAGRLSLPAEDIDGMAELLIRIVVSLVLTPDTVLPVDDDGQRRRLAELYLAPIVRSLRP from the coding sequence ATGCGCGATCTCCTGAAGCACGCCCTCGAAGCCGACCTCCCCGGTGACGAGACCGCGGAACGGATCATGGGCGCGGCGCTCACCCAGGCCGAGGACTTCGGGCTGCGCCGGTTCACCGTCGACGACGTCGCGCGCCGCGTCGGCCTGTCGCGGGTGACGATCTACCGGTACTTCCCGAAGAAGGACCAGCTGCTGGGCGCGCTGATCCTGCGGGAGATGAAGCGGTTCTTGACGAAGGTCGACGCCGTCGTCGAGGCGCAGGCCACCCCGGAGGAGAAGCTCATCGAGGGGTTGAGCTTCTCCCTGGGGTACCTGCGCGGCCACCGGCTGCTCAACCGCCTGCTGCGCACGGAGCCGGAGCTGATCCTGCCGCACCTGACGGTCCAGGCCGGCGGGCTGTTCGCGGCCGCGCGCGCCCGGATCGCGGCGCACTTCCACGCGGAGATCGCCGCCGGGCGGCTCAGCCTGCCTGCCGAGGACATCGACGGGATGGCCGAGCTGCTGATCCGCATCGTCGTGTCGCTGGTGCTGACGCCGGACACGGTGCTCCCGGTCGACGACGACGGGCAGCGCCGCCGGCTCGCGGAGCTGTACCTGGCCCCGATCGTCCGCTCGCTGCGCCCCTGA
- a CDS encoding diiron oxygenase, which produces MGEREATAERLLRSSARLSYDPDVDVHWDAPLNEDQFFIPEKLVSLYGTPVWDTLSREQRIELSRQELVNTVSVGIWFELILMQMLLRASYHQDPTTRHVHYALTEVADECRHSTMFARLIEHVDGRPYRNNRWLQRSAQALPAILHGPAMWVATLIGEEIFDALQREHLDDESVQPVVRAVMRIHVTEEARHVRYARDDLVRSLAEAPWWRKEFARVVVAVGALLMSRLLSRPRQYLRAGIDPGAAVAAARTSPHRRETLAFGARKLVRFLKENDLIGGPSAVLWRRAGML; this is translated from the coding sequence ATGGGTGAGCGCGAAGCCACCGCCGAACGGCTGCTCCGCTCGAGCGCCCGGCTCTCCTACGACCCGGACGTCGACGTCCACTGGGACGCACCGCTGAACGAGGACCAGTTCTTCATCCCCGAGAAGCTCGTTTCGCTGTACGGCACGCCGGTGTGGGACACGCTGAGCCGCGAGCAGCGGATCGAGCTGTCGCGCCAGGAACTGGTGAACACCGTCAGCGTCGGGATCTGGTTCGAGCTCATCCTCATGCAGATGCTGCTGCGCGCGTCCTACCACCAGGACCCGACGACCCGGCACGTGCACTACGCGCTGACCGAGGTCGCCGACGAATGCCGGCACTCCACGATGTTCGCCCGGCTGATCGAGCACGTCGACGGGCGGCCGTACCGCAACAACCGCTGGCTGCAGCGGTCCGCGCAGGCGCTCCCGGCGATCCTGCACGGGCCCGCGATGTGGGTGGCGACGCTGATCGGGGAAGAGATCTTCGACGCGCTGCAGCGCGAGCACCTCGACGACGAGTCGGTGCAGCCGGTGGTGCGCGCGGTGATGCGGATCCACGTGACGGAGGAGGCCCGGCACGTCCGGTACGCGCGCGACGACCTGGTCCGTTCGCTGGCCGAAGCCCCGTGGTGGCGCAAGGAGTTCGCCAGGGTGGTGGTCGCGGTGGGCGCACTGCTGATGTCCCGGCTGCTGTCGCGCCCGCGGCAGTACCTGCGCGCCGGGATCGACCCCGGCGCCGCGGTGGCCGCCGCGCGGACGAGCCCGCACCGGCGGGAGACGCTGGCCTTCGGGGCCCGGAAGCTCGTCCGGTTCCTGAAGGAGAACGACCTGATCGGCGGCCCGAGCGCGGTGCTGTGGCGCCGTGCCGGGATGCTCTAG